Genomic DNA from Stigmatopora argus isolate UIUO_Sarg chromosome 13, RoL_Sarg_1.0, whole genome shotgun sequence:
TTGTCAGTGCTTGCTCATTAACTGTGActatgcctgtgtgtgtgtggagcagAAGTGTGCGTGCTGACCAGAGGCAAACATCTGGCCACGGTGAAGGCTCTGACAGACTGCCAATGTTTCAGTCTGTCCTGGGACGACTTTCAGGGGGTGCTGCAGGCCTATCCGGATGTGCGCAAGGATGTGGACAAGATTGTGGAACTGGATGAGGAATTCGCGTGAGGAAACATGTAatgtcaaaaaacattttatagcaGGGGGTGGCAAAATTTAGTCCTCAAGGGACatattttggatttaaaaaacagCCACATGGGGCCTATGTCATTCAaaggtgagagaaaaaaaacaccaaaactgTGTAAGATAGTATCAGGAAAATCTACTTCCTATAGGACCACATTAGCAgtttgggagttttttttccagcattttTTGGGGCTTGAAAGTGTTTATTGGAGAATTCTTGGGCTTTACGTTTTTTCTATGCAATTGCAATGCAATGTGTTCATTATTTGTGGGTTCCAACGGAGGTCCAATgtaaatacatgtatttttagCATTTATTATCTATACGAGTTTATCTTATTATCTGTataatatagttatatatatatatattatgtcgaTGTACTAATATATAGAtgtagaaagagagaaagagacagaaatgTACAGTTTATTTAATAGTTAGTTAATAATGGACCATTCATCCTGTCATCTTCTGAACAGCTTATACTCACCAGGGTCGAaaaccaattattttttaattgtttaatatgtcattagatttttattttgatgataAAATCCACATTAATCTGGAAGCACCTTAATTTATATGCATCCCAGTTGACAAATGTTTTGAGTTGTGAAGCATTATTCACTAGTTATTacataactgtttttttttaaatatttcactaAATATTTCACTGCAGCAGGCCCTATTTTTCTCATGATATTTCAGATGCCTCCATCATTTTACTCATCACAGCAATAATATTCAATAAAGACCATCAAATACTCTGTTCCCTCATGAATTTTGCTGCTCTTTTAACAAACCTGTACAGATGGCACAAACTATTTTGggtaaaattaataaataaaagtacacacacacacacacacagtctggACACTGTCAAAAATTGAAGGTAATGGGGACCTTAATTGCTTGGAAATACTATGCACAGCAGGGAAAGACTTAAAATGTGGGATAATTTAGACTGGGGAACAACACAAAACCTGTGTTAATTAATTTCCTTTCATGTGTATCCCATTGTCAATATTCATAATGAAAATGCAATTGTATTGCTCTTTAATTTCAATTGTTCGTGAAGCTAACTGTGATTTTAAACATACAGAATACAGACAGGCGGTCCGGTGAAGGAGTGGTtatcgtgtcggcctcacagtgggggggacctgggttcaaatccaggtttggatgtttctgtgtggagtttgcatgttctccctgggtgtgtgtgggttttcttcaggtactccagtttcctcccacatttcaaagacatgcatggtaggctgattggacactaaactgcccctaggtatgagtgtgaatggctgtttgtctccttgtggcctgcgattggctggccaccaattcagggtgtccgccgcctctggcccgaagtcagctgggataggctccagcaccccccgcgaccatagCGAGgttgaagcggttcagaacatACTGTTACAGTCAATGGAACAGAACTAACTTTGAAATATCTATAGATTGCTCAATTTTTGACAGGATTTTGAAACAACTCCAGTAATTGTACTACATTCTTATGAATATTTGTAGTGTAATTTAGTGGAGAAAATAAGTCAATGTATGTCCACTGTTACTGAGCCTGCCAGAGAAATTTTCCGACGCAAGATGATCGTCAATGACTTATGCCGCCAAGTACTAGATAGTTATCTAGCCTTGTATATGATATCTATGACAAGAATGACAACAAGGAGCTACGCTTCCGGGTTACCGTCAGTGGCGCCAAAAGAGAAAATTCAGTTTCCCCAACGTCTGGATTTTGGTTTTTGGCAATCTCGCATGAATGTGGCATGAACGGTTTTAATCAAATATGGATCCCACGACAGAGTTTTTCGCAAAGTTGAAGAAAGTGTGCGGAAAGCTGGAAACGGAGACAGCCCGACTCCGGCAAACCTTCGACAGCCGTCATGAGAACGTCGATAGCGGTCAGTCATTTGAAAGACACAtttcattttggacataaatagCACAACGATGTGAATAAAAGcctcttttcctttttcttctcgCAGAGTTGGGAGCAAAGGCTATGCAAGCGTTTCACGAAGTCAACTGTGACACGTTGAGCCTCAAAGTAAGCACAAAAAGTATCACATTAGAATCTAAAATGTACTTTCACCTAAAAAGTCATGTCCAAACATTTTCCTCCAAGGGTCGACATCTTAACATTTGAGAGACGTTGCGGCCACCATTCAAATATTAAACTAAAGTTTATTTAACAATCTCACGAACCCttttaatcactttttaaaTTATACAACATAAGTCCAAGTTGTAACTCTGTACGGGgcaattatttaactcagtctgCCACTGATGGCAGtttacgtcttttttttttaaaagctctcAAATGGCAATGAATGACTTAAGttcatttccatttattttgatCCCACACATAGACCTAAGTATTGTCATGTGACACATGTCCCAAAAGAGTGAAACAAGTGTGATTACAGAGTCAACTTCAAGAGTCGTTAAGGAAGCAGAAATCACACAAGAATGAGATGGACACTCTCATCCAAACCTTCACGACTGTGGAGAGCAGGCTTACTCATGATGTTCATGCGCTCAGGGAGCTCTTCGAAAAGTACGGATACCATGCTCCCACGGACACAAAGGCTCcaaacggtaaaaaaaaaaaacactgttgtcGTCCCGTATGTTTTCGGTCGCATTTCATGTTACTTTAACTGCTACATGCATGTGACCTGTAGGTAATGGTGAGGAGTTGGAAGACAAAGAGTCGGGTAAGAGTGTCCCAGAAGGAGAACAAGAATCAGGCCAAGATGAGGAGGGAGACAGCGGGTCAAAATCTCCACCTGATGGAGTGTCGTCGCCTGACCACGGTGCCCGCATGCGCACTCCCAAACTTTCTGACTTTGGGTTGTGCGAGTTGCAGCTTTCCCAGAAACTTTTGGGGTGCAGCCAGTTGCCCGCCATGCCCGAGATCCACCTCCCCCATGTGAACATGTGCACTCCCAAACTTTCTAACTTTGGGTTGTGCGAGTTGCAGCTTTCCCAGAAACCTTTGGGGTGCAGCCAGTTGCCCGCCATGCCCGAGATCCATCTCCCCCGTGTGAACATGCGCACGCCGTTGCCTCCCTCGCTTAAATGCGCACTGGTCCCGGACGAGGATGAGCCGCAAATGATAGACTTTGGCATATCTGAGGAGACCTTGTGCCTGAATGAATTCACCATGGATCTTCTTCGGAAGAAGTATGCAAAGGGGTTTGTAATATTAACActtatttgtcatatttttatcaacacttgattttttttctgccatagGCCGACCCAGAACCAGCCGGCCATCGCTGTGAGTCCACAAAAAGAAGGTATGAAATATAATTCGCTGTCAGCCCtccagttcaaattgattggatgtcttctattgaaaaaacaatttgaattaTCAGCAGAAGGGTGAAAatgtgattggacgtctaacaccgTCTGTGGAAttgaaagtgttaaaaaaaagtccaaaagttTAGATTAAAGACAATTTTATGGAAAATGTTGCAtactttcaattaaaaaatgtttttagggACAAagtttatatatttgtattgaactttttttttagaaaacaaatgTTCTCTTTTTCTAGAGAATTTTTCTGTCCATTTAAgaaatgcatatttttgttggagaaaactggaaaaatgtaaagaaatgtTCACGTATTAccagtaaggtttttttcagcttttgattaaaacaaatactttttaaaaaaattggttgTATAGTTTTAAGATATAACGTCTCATTTCTGACAGGTAGCCTTGCATATTTTtggcagaataaaaaaaaaatgtatttctatgGCAAAAGCTAAACATTTGATGACATCAGACATTTTTGTGGAAGAAGTCATCAAATTTAAGTGAGTTTAGATATACTAATATCATATTTTGCTATTTTAACAATCTTTGTGTGTCATTGCTAGACTGTTTGATGTCTCCTGAGCCTCCTGTATTCTGCACACCTGGCcttcaggttaaaaaaataaagagcaaCTGTTCCTCACCACCACGAGGGGCCGGCGGCCACGCCCAACTTCAAAGCGCCGCCGTCCTACCTATCGAC
This window encodes:
- the ska3 gene encoding SKA complex subunit 3; this encodes MDPTTEFFAKLKKVCGKLETETARLRQTFDSRHENVDSELGAKAMQAFHEVNCDTLSLKSQLQESLRKQKSHKNEMDTLIQTFTTVESRLTHDVHALRELFEKYGYHAPTDTKAPNGNGEELEDKESGKSVPEGEQESGQDEEGDSGSKSPPDGVSSPDHGARMRTPKLSDFGLCELQLSQKLLGCSQLPAMPEIHLPHVNMCTPKLSNFGLCELQLSQKPLGCSQLPAMPEIHLPRVNMRTPLPPSLKCALVPDEDEPQMIDFGISEETLCLNEFTMDLLRKKPTQNQPAIAVSPQKEDCLMSPEPPVFCTPGLQVKKIKSNCSSPPRGAGGHAQLQSAAVLPIDIPEVPAFQTPFLKRMLSNKKDDFIVAKNDHEDYISLSHSPHDGSVGDGPTWEYDVPEFSIPGVHPLPLSPDPMSTLVNTPSTYLDGATQDFYLSPPRCIRESLEMPEMPELSSVTQDICKLVLQSEKKAEPKSRCMAMVSKQEFHSLSRFLKQITFDNLNQAIFSINNYLAQCPGEDTLEFGMEELKVMMNVDIEAPVYILCLSELKRLAHMRGERNHAFYKLNLHS